ATCCAGCGGATCGTCGCTTCCGGATGCTCGTTGCCGCTCGTAATCGCGAACGCGCCGCGGGACAAGCCCGGGTGCTTGCCGTACACCGGCGAATCGGCGATTTCGCTCTTCAGCGGCTTCATCATTTCGTCCTCCGGGTCCGGCTCTCCGCCGAGCGTGAAGTACGGCAAGTAGTCCGAGAAGATCGCGAGCTGATTGTTTTTCCCTTTAGCCTTCTTCTGCTCGTCGGTTTGCGAGAACGTCTCCTTGTCGAGCAAGCCGTCGTTCCACAGACGATTGAGGAACGTCAGGTACCCCTTATAGCCCTCTTCCATCGGCGTGTAATGCACTTTGCCTTCTTTGTCGCTATAGATGACCTCGTTGTAGATGCCCCACCAGCCGAGCATGAACATGCGGACGTCGTCCAGCTTGACCGACGCGAACGGAATTTCGTCCGCTTGGCCGTTGCCGTTCGGATCTTCTTCCTTGACGCGCTTAAGATACGCGTACAATTCTTCCGTCGTCTCCGGAATTTTCTCCATGTTAAGCGCCTTCAAAAATTCGCCGTTGTACCACATCGGCCCGCGGTACCAGACGGCGGACAGGTCGATGCGCGGCAAGGAGTAAATATGACCGTCCGGCGTCGTAATCGACTTGCGGATATCCGGATGCTCGTCCAGCACCTTCTTGATGTTCGGCGCGTAATTGTCGATCAGATCCTCCAACGGGAGAAGAACCCCTTGAGCGCCGTACGTGACTTCTTCCGCAGGCGTAATGCTGGCGGCATAGAACATATCCGGATAATCGCCGCTGGCGAAGACGAGGTTTTTCTTCGTTTCGAAGCTGTCCATCGGCGCGTTCCGGTACTCCAGCTTGATGCCGGTCAGCTTCTCCATCTCTTGAAGGACGACCATGTCCTTCCAATTTTGCATGCCGGTATCCGGCGCCATGATCGACAACGTAACCGCCTCGTTGACGATCGGGAACCCTTCCTTGTTGAAGTTGCCTTTTTCCGCGGATTCCGCTGCGGGTTGTTCCGCGGTTTCCCCCGACGAAGACTCCGTCGCTGCGCCGCCTTCCGAGTTCGGCGACTCGGACGTACCGCAAGCGGACAGAATGCCGAACACCATCGAGAAGGCTAATACAAAAGACCACACCTTAAACCTTTTCATTGATGATCCTCCCTTTATAATCGATTATATAATATCCGAGTCATAGAAACCCGGTTATTACTGCGGTTACGGCCCGCCGGGGCGATCAGCCCTTGACCGATCCGATCATGACGCCTTGCACGAAATACCGCTGCAGGAACGGATACACGACGATGACGGGCAAGGTGGAGACGATAATGACCGCGTATTTCACGAGCGACGCGACGTCCGCCTTGTTGTTCATCGCGATGGCGACCGAGCTGTCGACCGCGACGCCGGTCATCTCCGCGGACATCTCCTGCAGAACGAGAATTTGGCGAAGAATCATCTGCAGCGGGTACTTCGACTCGTCGTTCAAATAAATCAACGCGCCGAAGTAGCTATTCCAGTGGCCGACGCCGTAAAACAGCGCCATGACCGCGATGATCGGGGCCGACAGCGGCAGCACGACCGTCGCGAACAAGCGGAGGTTCGTACAGCCGTCGATATGAGCGGCCTCCTGTAACTCCTTCGGGATCGTCGATTGGAAGAAGGTGCGCGCCACGATGATGTTCCATACGGAGGCCGCACCGGGCAGCAGCAGCGCCCACATGCTGTTCACAAGCCCTAGATCCTTCACAAGCAGATAGCTCGGAACAAGACCGCCGCCGAAAAACATCGTCACGAGGAACATCCCCATGAAGAACCCGCGGCCGACGAAGTCGGAACGGCTCAGCGCATAAGCCGCCGGCAGCGTCACGAATAAGTTCAAGGCCGTGCCGACGAGCGTGTATACGATCGTGTTCGTGTAACCGGACCAAATCTTCGGATTGTTGAGCACCAAGCGATACCCGTCGAACGTAAGCCCTTTCGGCAGCAGCCACATCTCGCCGGAGTTGACGAATTTCGGATCGCTGACCGACGCGCTGACGACGTACAGCAACGGATAAGCCACGATAATTAAAGCAAGAACCAGAAATACGTAATTCACGAAGACGAAAATTTTATCCCCCGTGGATTCTCTCGCAAGCGAAGCCATGCTTTCTTTCCCCTCCCCCGATTACCACAGACTCGTTTCGCTGGTGCGCCGCGCGATTTGGTTGACGGCGATCAGCAGGATCGCGTTAATGACCGAGTTGAACAGGCCGACGGCCGTCGAGAAGCTGTACTGGGCGTCGAGCAAGCCCGATCGGTATACGAACGTGGAGATGACATCCGACGATTCCATGTTCAGCGGGTTTTGCAGCAGCAATATTTTCTCGAAGCCGACGCTTAAGATACCGCCCATGTTCAGAATCAACAGGATCGTGATCGTCGGGAAAATCGCCGGAATGTTAATGTTCACGATGCGCTGGAACCGGGTCGCCCCGTCCATGATCGCCGCCTCGTGCTGCTGCGGGTCGACCGCCGACAGCGCGGCCAAATAGATGATCGTCCCCCACCCTGTCCCTTGCCAGACGCCCGACAAGACGTACACCGTCTTAAACCATCTCGGATCGGTCAGGAACTGCGGAGCTTCGAAACCGAACAGCTCCACGAGATGGACGATCATT
Above is a window of Paenibacillus antri DNA encoding:
- a CDS encoding carbohydrate ABC transporter permease, with translation MASLARESTGDKIFVFVNYVFLVLALIIVAYPLLYVVSASVSDPKFVNSGEMWLLPKGLTFDGYRLVLNNPKIWSGYTNTIVYTLVGTALNLFVTLPAAYALSRSDFVGRGFFMGMFLVTMFFGGGLVPSYLLVKDLGLVNSMWALLLPGAASVWNIIVARTFFQSTIPKELQEAAHIDGCTNLRLFATVVLPLSAPIIAVMALFYGVGHWNSYFGALIYLNDESKYPLQMILRQILVLQEMSAEMTGVAVDSSVAIAMNNKADVASLVKYAVIIVSTLPVIVVYPFLQRYFVQGVMIGSVKG
- a CDS encoding ABC transporter permease; the encoded protein is MQQHGERAIAANAVRKTKGRTAWSRMLLNWELYLFIAPAFLYYLIFHYGPMYGIQIAFKNFIPTKGITGSPWVGFEHFTRFFESYYFWDLLWNTLSISLYELAVGFPLPIILALAFNEVKDSFFKRTVQTVTYSPHFISVVVMSGIIITFLTPSTGMIVHLVELFGFEAPQFLTDPRWFKTVYVLSGVWQGTGWGTIIYLAALSAVDPQQHEAAIMDGATRFQRIVNINIPAIFPTITILLILNMGGILSVGFEKILLLQNPLNMESSDVISTFVYRSGLLDAQYSFSTAVGLFNSVINAILLIAVNQIARRTSETSLW
- a CDS encoding extracellular solute-binding protein; this encodes MKRFKVWSFVLAFSMVFGILSACGTSESPNSEGGAATESSSGETAEQPAAESAEKGNFNKEGFPIVNEAVTLSIMAPDTGMQNWKDMVVLQEMEKLTGIKLEYRNAPMDSFETKKNLVFASGDYPDMFYAASITPAEEVTYGAQGVLLPLEDLIDNYAPNIKKVLDEHPDIRKSITTPDGHIYSLPRIDLSAVWYRGPMWYNGEFLKALNMEKIPETTEELYAYLKRVKEEDPNGNGQADEIPFASVKLDDVRMFMLGWWGIYNEVIYSDKEGKVHYTPMEEGYKGYLTFLNRLWNDGLLDKETFSQTDEQKKAKGKNNQLAIFSDYLPYFTLGGEPDPEDEMMKPLKSEIADSPVYGKHPGLSRGAFAITSGNEHPEATIRWIDYLYSYEGSTLFDLGPEGTLWEYTDKANRVKKFLDVPGGGDREEFRATLTPNYGIVTPGVVDNDVSKGLKNEYDQWILEQNEEKLVPIAKVPYPIVYLTEQEQEEASKLRSDLDTYVKQMEAKFVTGQESLGNWDNYVAQLKKMGADRIAEIYQAAYDRWDQ